A window of the Rhizobium brockwellii genome harbors these coding sequences:
- a CDS encoding carbohydrate ABC transporter permease: protein MHSQKLGWLLLSPTIVILGLFGIFPFIYVLWVSFHSWNPFAANPGMIFNWAENYRRLVFDPQFLASLGITLTFVFFAVVSELVLGYILAQALLKDFPGKAVFRTIHTLPLIMAPIIVGSVWKLMTTPSIGIIPYLLRSWFGYDLNIGQSAVAAFTVTVIMDIWHWTPLVTLSLIAALVSLPSDPFEQAQIDGAGKSQIFWHITLPLIRPAMLATVFIRLMDALRTVDEVLMLTGGGPGSSTRYIGVHIFKEVFPKTNYGYGSAISVIVLYLTIVVCWLLYVGLIAPRVKRG from the coding sequence ATGCATTCGCAGAAGCTCGGGTGGCTGTTGCTGTCACCGACCATAGTGATCCTCGGACTTTTCGGGATCTTTCCTTTCATCTACGTCCTCTGGGTCTCTTTCCATTCATGGAACCCGTTCGCGGCCAATCCGGGCATGATTTTCAACTGGGCCGAGAACTATCGGCGGCTCGTCTTCGACCCGCAGTTCCTGGCATCGCTCGGCATAACCCTGACGTTCGTCTTCTTCGCGGTCGTGTCGGAGCTGGTCCTTGGCTACATCCTCGCCCAGGCGCTGCTCAAGGATTTTCCCGGAAAAGCGGTGTTTCGCACGATCCATACGCTGCCGCTGATCATGGCGCCAATCATCGTCGGCTCAGTCTGGAAGCTGATGACCACCCCGTCCATCGGCATCATTCCCTATCTTCTGAGGAGCTGGTTCGGCTATGATCTGAATATCGGCCAGAGCGCCGTCGCGGCCTTCACCGTCACTGTCATCATGGACATCTGGCACTGGACGCCGCTCGTCACCCTCTCGCTGATCGCCGCACTCGTCTCGCTTCCATCAGATCCGTTCGAGCAGGCGCAGATCGACGGCGCCGGCAAGAGCCAGATCTTCTGGCACATCACGCTCCCCTTGATCCGCCCGGCCATGCTCGCCACAGTGTTCATCAGGCTGATGGATGCGCTACGCACCGTCGACGAAGTTTTGATGCTGACCGGCGGCGGTCCGGGTTCATCGACGCGCTACATCGGCGTCCATATCTTCAAGGAAGTCTTTCCCAAGACGAATTATGGCTACGGCTCGGCGATCTCCGTCATCGTCCTCTATCTCACAATCGTCGTCTGCTGGCTGCTCTACGTCGGTTTGATTGCGCCCCGCGTGAAGAGAGGTTGA
- a CDS encoding extracellular solute-binding protein, protein MNYALKASALALTLSLATTASPAWADFWSDAGAKFKGVTLHGVTESTPPSNYIRNVLAPEFEKKTGIKVDIETTSWDQMYDKAIKDMEAKTGIYDMVYIEQDIIYSYLARNFLVDITKTLKDQPDLKAPTYDDANFTSFADYFKDASGDLFGVPMEAFLKAYLYRKDLFEDPKIKEAFKKETGKDLKPATTHAEYTEIAEFFTKYGKDNGMELWGTTAQAHTGHPASWYEFFESIAPTFGVYNWGIDAKNNYAATVEHGGAMNGDKAKAALKYWLHLRDIAPPESTQSTWTETATTFAAGRVAQGLIYGENAAWIASDPAQSKVVGQVGFALPPLEPGVLDDAKAGKGYIGYYDGGAFGVPVTSKNKEASLLFLEFIGQNEVQPDWAIAAPRITNKATFDDPKVKEMDVKLGGFYTMLKDDGKLFAGAPPYPFHAQVREATAPIFYDILTGKIGPDEGLDQMAAKAEEELTSLGYRK, encoded by the coding sequence ATGAACTATGCTTTGAAGGCTAGCGCGCTTGCGCTGACGCTCAGCCTCGCCACTACCGCGTCGCCGGCCTGGGCTGATTTCTGGTCCGACGCCGGCGCCAAATTCAAGGGCGTGACACTGCACGGGGTCACCGAAAGCACTCCGCCATCGAACTACATCAGGAACGTGCTCGCTCCGGAATTCGAAAAGAAGACCGGCATCAAGGTCGACATCGAGACGACGTCCTGGGATCAAATGTACGACAAGGCCATCAAGGACATGGAAGCCAAGACCGGCATCTATGACATGGTCTACATCGAGCAGGACATCATCTACTCCTATCTCGCCAGGAATTTCCTCGTCGACATCACGAAGACGCTGAAAGACCAGCCCGATCTCAAGGCGCCGACCTACGACGATGCGAACTTCACCAGCTTTGCCGACTATTTCAAGGACGCGAGCGGCGATCTCTTCGGCGTTCCGATGGAAGCCTTCCTGAAGGCGTATCTCTATCGTAAGGACCTGTTCGAAGATCCGAAGATCAAGGAAGCTTTCAAGAAGGAAACCGGCAAGGACCTGAAGCCGGCGACCACACACGCGGAATACACCGAGATCGCCGAATTCTTCACGAAGTACGGCAAGGACAACGGTATGGAGCTCTGGGGCACAACCGCTCAGGCACATACCGGCCATCCGGCGTCCTGGTATGAATTCTTCGAGTCCATCGCGCCGACCTTCGGCGTCTACAATTGGGGCATCGACGCCAAGAACAATTATGCGGCGACGGTCGAACATGGCGGCGCAATGAACGGCGACAAGGCGAAGGCCGCGTTGAAGTACTGGCTGCACCTGCGCGACATCGCTCCTCCGGAATCGACGCAGTCAACCTGGACGGAAACCGCAACGACCTTCGCCGCGGGCCGCGTCGCCCAGGGCCTGATCTACGGTGAGAACGCCGCGTGGATCGCAAGCGATCCAGCTCAGTCGAAGGTGGTCGGCCAGGTCGGATTCGCTCTGCCGCCGCTCGAGCCGGGCGTATTGGACGACGCGAAAGCCGGAAAGGGCTATATCGGCTACTACGATGGCGGCGCCTTCGGCGTTCCGGTCACGTCCAAGAACAAGGAAGCATCACTGCTGTTCCTCGAATTCATCGGCCAGAACGAAGTGCAGCCCGATTGGGCGATCGCCGCACCGCGCATCACCAACAAGGCGACGTTCGACGATCCGAAGGTGAAGGAGATGGACGTCAAGCTCGGCGGCTTCTACACGATGCTGAAGGACGACGGCAAGCTCTTCGCCGGCGCTCCCCCGTACCCCTTCCATGCGCAGGTGCGTGAAGCGACAGCTCCTATCTTCTACGACATCCTGACCGGCAAGATCGGGCCCGATGAAGGCCTCGACCAGATGGCGGCCAAGGCCGAAGAAGAGCTCACCTCGCTCGGCTATCGCAAATAA
- a CDS encoding sugar phosphate isomerase/epimerase family protein — protein MRRLGIHSFVWTGGQTQEGLEMALNKTAEHGYRTIEFAYLRPEKFNLDRLAKLAQSLDVEIGVTMGLPLDKDVSSEDMSAVSAGKQTLADAVRAVRDIGGNKLGGILYSAHTKYNRQPTKRGWDNSVAAIAATAEVARQANVDLVLEVVNRFETNLLNTAAQGLKFIAETGSEHVRLHLDTFHMNIEEANPAAAIRLAGDKIGYFHIGESNRGYLGDGVINFDLIFDALLDIDYKRDIVFESFSTTVVDEGLSLACAIWRDTWEDNDPLAAHAKRYIELKYDEAKRRRATNARP, from the coding sequence ATGCGTCGATTGGGTATCCATTCATTTGTATGGACAGGCGGCCAAACGCAGGAAGGGCTGGAGATGGCCCTCAACAAGACGGCCGAACATGGATATCGCACCATCGAATTTGCCTATCTGCGCCCCGAGAAATTCAATCTCGATCGACTGGCAAAGCTTGCGCAGTCGCTTGACGTGGAGATTGGCGTGACGATGGGCCTGCCGCTCGACAAGGATGTATCGAGCGAGGACATGTCTGCGGTGTCCGCCGGCAAGCAGACGCTGGCCGACGCCGTTCGGGCGGTCCGCGATATCGGCGGCAACAAGCTGGGCGGGATTCTCTATTCCGCGCACACCAAGTACAATCGCCAGCCGACGAAGAGGGGCTGGGACAACAGCGTCGCCGCGATTGCCGCGACTGCCGAAGTCGCGAGACAAGCGAACGTCGACCTCGTCCTGGAGGTTGTCAACCGGTTCGAGACCAACCTGCTGAATACGGCGGCGCAGGGGCTGAAATTCATCGCCGAGACGGGATCGGAGCATGTCCGTCTCCACCTCGACACATTCCATATGAACATCGAGGAAGCCAATCCGGCCGCCGCGATCCGCCTGGCCGGCGACAAGATCGGCTACTTCCACATCGGCGAGAGCAATCGCGGTTATCTCGGCGACGGCGTCATCAACTTCGATCTGATCTTCGACGCTCTGCTCGACATCGACTACAAGCGCGACATCGTGTTCGAAAGCTTCTCAACGACGGTCGTGGACGAAGGCCTGTCGCTCGCCTGTGCGATCTGGCGCGACACCTGGGAGGATAATGATCCGCTTGCGGCGCACGCGAAGCGCTACATCGAGCTGAAATATGACGAGGCCAAGCGCCGCCGCGCCACAAACGCGCGGCCCTGA